Proteins encoded in a region of the Scatophagus argus isolate fScaArg1 chromosome 1, fScaArg1.pri, whole genome shotgun sequence genome:
- the LOC124061779 gene encoding RNA-binding protein, mRNA-processing factor 2a isoform X3, with protein MRKVYLFFLRTIPQLRALITASKLPTDTSPSSSARPHLGTSSLLKFKRHQDFHCSFRRTWGKYHSAKRDLILCAAAGAATEETVNMSLKADAEPNNNVSIEEEVRTLFVSGLPVDIKPRELYLLFRPFKGYEGSLIKLTSKQPVGFVTFDSRSGAEAAKNALNGIRFDPESPQTLRLEFAKANTKMAKSKLMATPNPTNIHPALGAHFIARDPYDLTGAALIPASPDAWTPYPLYTTELTPGLPHAAFTYPAAAAAAAALHAQVRDQPASGNHTFVQLK; from the exons ATGAGAAAAGTTTACTTGTTCTTCCTCCGCACAATCCCGCAGCTGAGGGCATTGAT TACTGCTTCTAAGTTACCCACGGATACCTCGCCGTCCTCGTCTGCACGACCTCACCTCGGCACATCTTCTCTCCTCAAGTTCAAGCGCCACCAGGACTTTCACTGCAGCTTCAGACGCACTTGGGGGAAATACCACTCGGCGAAGAGAGACTTGATACTTTGTGCAGCAGCGGGAGCAGCCACCGAGGAGACCGTCAACATGAGTCTCAAAGCTGACGCAGAGCCGAATAACAACGTTTCCATCGAGGAGGAG gtGCGAACGCTGTTTGTCAGTGGTCTGCCAGTCGACATCAAACCACGGGAACTTTACCTTCTCTTCAGACCTTTTAAG GGTTATGAAGGGTCACTGATTAAGTTAACATCAAAACAG CCTGTCGGGTTTGTAACCTTTGACAGTCGGTCTGGAGCTGAAGCTGCGAAAAATGCACTAAAT GGTATCCGTTTTGACCCCGAAAGTCCCCAGACCCTGCGCTTAGAGTTTGCTAAAGCCAACACGAAGATGGCAAAGAGTAAGCTGATGGCCACACCGAACCCCACAAATATCCACCCTGCTCTAGGAGCACACTTCATTGCACGGGACCCAT ATGATCTGACAGGGGCAGCACTGATCCCAGCATCTCCGGATGCCTGGACTCCTTATCCCCTGTATACCACGGAGCTGACCCCAGGCCTCCCTCACGCAGCCTTCACTTACCCGGCAGCCGCTGCTGCCGCTGCAGCCCTCCACGCCCAGGTGAGGGACCAACcg gcCTCTGGAAACCACACCTTTGTCCAACTGAAGTGA
- the LOC124061779 gene encoding RNA-binding protein, mRNA-processing factor 2a isoform X4, producing the protein MRKVYLFFLRTIPQLRALITASKLPTDTSPSSSARPHLGTSSLLKFKRHQDFHCSFRRTWGKYHSAKRDLILCAAAGAATEETVNMSLKADAEPNNNVSIEEEVRTLFVSGLPVDIKPRELYLLFRPFKGYEGSLIKLTSKQPVGFVTFDSRSGAEAAKNALNGIRFDPESPQTLRLEFAKANTKMAKSKLMATPNPTNIHPALGAHFIARDPYDLTGAALIPASPDAWTPYPLYTTELTPGLPHAAFTYPAAAAAAAALHAQASGNHTFVQLK; encoded by the exons ATGAGAAAAGTTTACTTGTTCTTCCTCCGCACAATCCCGCAGCTGAGGGCATTGAT TACTGCTTCTAAGTTACCCACGGATACCTCGCCGTCCTCGTCTGCACGACCTCACCTCGGCACATCTTCTCTCCTCAAGTTCAAGCGCCACCAGGACTTTCACTGCAGCTTCAGACGCACTTGGGGGAAATACCACTCGGCGAAGAGAGACTTGATACTTTGTGCAGCAGCGGGAGCAGCCACCGAGGAGACCGTCAACATGAGTCTCAAAGCTGACGCAGAGCCGAATAACAACGTTTCCATCGAGGAGGAG gtGCGAACGCTGTTTGTCAGTGGTCTGCCAGTCGACATCAAACCACGGGAACTTTACCTTCTCTTCAGACCTTTTAAG GGTTATGAAGGGTCACTGATTAAGTTAACATCAAAACAG CCTGTCGGGTTTGTAACCTTTGACAGTCGGTCTGGAGCTGAAGCTGCGAAAAATGCACTAAAT GGTATCCGTTTTGACCCCGAAAGTCCCCAGACCCTGCGCTTAGAGTTTGCTAAAGCCAACACGAAGATGGCAAAGAGTAAGCTGATGGCCACACCGAACCCCACAAATATCCACCCTGCTCTAGGAGCACACTTCATTGCACGGGACCCAT ATGATCTGACAGGGGCAGCACTGATCCCAGCATCTCCGGATGCCTGGACTCCTTATCCCCTGTATACCACGGAGCTGACCCCAGGCCTCCCTCACGCAGCCTTCACTTACCCGGCAGCCGCTGCTGCCGCTGCAGCCCTCCACGCCCAG gcCTCTGGAAACCACACCTTTGTCCAACTGAAGTGA
- the LOC124061779 gene encoding RNA-binding protein, mRNA-processing factor 2a isoform X1, which produces MRKVYLFFLRTIPQLRALITASKLPTDTSPSSSARPHLGTSSLLKFKRHQDFHCSFRRTWGKYHSAKRDLILCAAAGAATEETVNMSLKADAEPNNNVSIEEEVRTLFVSGLPVDIKPRELYLLFRPFKGYEGSLIKLTSKQPVGFVTFDSRSGAEAAKNALNGIRFDPESPQTLRLEFAKANTKMAKSKLMATPNPTNIHPALGAHFIARDPYDLTGAALIPASPDAWTPYPLYTTELTPGLPHAAFTYPAAAAAAAALHAQVRDQPMRWYPTPSETSQPGWKSRQFC; this is translated from the exons ATGAGAAAAGTTTACTTGTTCTTCCTCCGCACAATCCCGCAGCTGAGGGCATTGAT TACTGCTTCTAAGTTACCCACGGATACCTCGCCGTCCTCGTCTGCACGACCTCACCTCGGCACATCTTCTCTCCTCAAGTTCAAGCGCCACCAGGACTTTCACTGCAGCTTCAGACGCACTTGGGGGAAATACCACTCGGCGAAGAGAGACTTGATACTTTGTGCAGCAGCGGGAGCAGCCACCGAGGAGACCGTCAACATGAGTCTCAAAGCTGACGCAGAGCCGAATAACAACGTTTCCATCGAGGAGGAG gtGCGAACGCTGTTTGTCAGTGGTCTGCCAGTCGACATCAAACCACGGGAACTTTACCTTCTCTTCAGACCTTTTAAG GGTTATGAAGGGTCACTGATTAAGTTAACATCAAAACAG CCTGTCGGGTTTGTAACCTTTGACAGTCGGTCTGGAGCTGAAGCTGCGAAAAATGCACTAAAT GGTATCCGTTTTGACCCCGAAAGTCCCCAGACCCTGCGCTTAGAGTTTGCTAAAGCCAACACGAAGATGGCAAAGAGTAAGCTGATGGCCACACCGAACCCCACAAATATCCACCCTGCTCTAGGAGCACACTTCATTGCACGGGACCCAT ATGATCTGACAGGGGCAGCACTGATCCCAGCATCTCCGGATGCCTGGACTCCTTATCCCCTGTATACCACGGAGCTGACCCCAGGCCTCCCTCACGCAGCCTTCACTTACCCGGCAGCCGCTGCTGCCGCTGCAGCCCTCCACGCCCAGGTGAGGGACCAACcg aTGCGCTGGTACCCTACTCCCTCTGAGACTTCCCAGCCTGGATGGAAGTCCCGGCAGTTTTGTTAG
- the LOC124061779 gene encoding RNA-binding protein, mRNA-processing factor 2a isoform X2, translated as MRKVYLFFLRTIPQLRALITASKLPTDTSPSSSARPHLGTSSLLKFKRHQDFHCSFRRTWGKYHSAKRDLILCAAAGAATEETVNMSLKADAEPNNNVSIEEEVRTLFVSGLPVDIKPRELYLLFRPFKGYEGSLIKLTSKQPVGFVTFDSRSGAEAAKNALNGIRFDPESPQTLRLEFAKANTKMAKSKLMATPNPTNIHPALGAHFIARDPYDLTGAALIPASPDAWTPYPLYTTELTPGLPHAAFTYPAAAAAAAALHAQMRWYPTPSETSQPGWKSRQFC; from the exons ATGAGAAAAGTTTACTTGTTCTTCCTCCGCACAATCCCGCAGCTGAGGGCATTGAT TACTGCTTCTAAGTTACCCACGGATACCTCGCCGTCCTCGTCTGCACGACCTCACCTCGGCACATCTTCTCTCCTCAAGTTCAAGCGCCACCAGGACTTTCACTGCAGCTTCAGACGCACTTGGGGGAAATACCACTCGGCGAAGAGAGACTTGATACTTTGTGCAGCAGCGGGAGCAGCCACCGAGGAGACCGTCAACATGAGTCTCAAAGCTGACGCAGAGCCGAATAACAACGTTTCCATCGAGGAGGAG gtGCGAACGCTGTTTGTCAGTGGTCTGCCAGTCGACATCAAACCACGGGAACTTTACCTTCTCTTCAGACCTTTTAAG GGTTATGAAGGGTCACTGATTAAGTTAACATCAAAACAG CCTGTCGGGTTTGTAACCTTTGACAGTCGGTCTGGAGCTGAAGCTGCGAAAAATGCACTAAAT GGTATCCGTTTTGACCCCGAAAGTCCCCAGACCCTGCGCTTAGAGTTTGCTAAAGCCAACACGAAGATGGCAAAGAGTAAGCTGATGGCCACACCGAACCCCACAAATATCCACCCTGCTCTAGGAGCACACTTCATTGCACGGGACCCAT ATGATCTGACAGGGGCAGCACTGATCCCAGCATCTCCGGATGCCTGGACTCCTTATCCCCTGTATACCACGGAGCTGACCCCAGGCCTCCCTCACGCAGCCTTCACTTACCCGGCAGCCGCTGCTGCCGCTGCAGCCCTCCACGCCCAG aTGCGCTGGTACCCTACTCCCTCTGAGACTTCCCAGCCTGGATGGAAGTCCCGGCAGTTTTGTTAG
- the LOC124061805 gene encoding proteasome subunit alpha type-4-like, whose product MSRRYDSRTTIFSPEGRLYQVEYAMEAIGHAGTCLGILANDGVLLAAERRNIHKLLDEVFFSEKIYKLNDDLACSVAGITSDANVLTNELRLIAQRYLLQYQEPIPCEQLVTALCDIKQAYTQFGGKRPFGVSLLYMGWDKHYGFQLYQSDPSGNYGGWKATCIGNNSAAAVSMLKQDYKEGEMTLSSALALAVKVLNKTMDVSKLSAEKVEIATLTREDGKTKIKVLKQKEVEELIKRHEAEEAKAEKDKKEKEQKEKDK is encoded by the exons ATG TCTCGTAGATATGACTCCCGAACAACCATATTTTCTCCTGAGG GACGCTTGTATCAGGTGGAGTATGCAATGGAAGCAATCGGCCATGCTGGAACATGTCTGGGGATTCTTGCAAATGATGGAGTGCTGTTAGCAGCAGAGAGACGCAACATCCACAAACTGCTTGATGAGGTTTTCTTCTCTGAGAAAATCTACAAgctgaatga TGACTTAGCTTGCAGTGTTGCTGGCATCACATCGGATGCTAATGTACTGACAAATGAGCTGCGGCTAATCGCACAGAG ATATCTATTGCAGTACCAGGAGCCAATACCCTGTGAACAGCTGGTGACTGCCCTGTGTGACATCAAGCAGGCGTACACACAGTTTGGAG GAAAGAGGCCGTTTGGTGTTTCTCTGCTTTACATGGGCTGGGACAAACACTATGGCTTCCAGTTATACCAAAGTGACCCCAGTGGCAACTATGGAGGCTGGAAGGCAACCTGTATTGGCAACAACAGTGCT GCTGCAGTTTCCATGTTGAAGCAGGACtacaaagagggagagatgactctgtcctctgctctggCTTTGGCTGTCAAAGTCCTCAACAAAACAATGGATGTCAGCAAGCTCTCAGCCGAAAAAG TGGAAATTGCCACCCTGACAAGGGAAGACgggaaaacaaaaattaaagtgctgaaacagaaagaagttGAGGAGCTCATCAAGCGGCACGAGGCTGAGGAGGCCAAGGCcgaaaaggacaaaaaggagaaggagcagaaggagaaggacaaatga